Proteins encoded by one window of candidate division KSB1 bacterium:
- a CDS encoding spermidine synthase-like protein, with amino-acid sequence MRNRILVALGFLSAAIIAFQLTLMQVLSIAQWYHFAYMVISVALLGFGAAGTLLSISKDWFLQRIEKSLAILMAGCGITMAMVIGISQMSIFRFDTYLLFADSSHIFRLLFTYLLIFLPFFLGALAIGLIFIKYVESIGKIYFVNMVGSGLGGIAALVLLWFFEPNELPAIIAVLAVVASIIVIPRFRSFFWNGLVLFSIIILYISLVYTPKIEPSQFKSISKSLNLPYAKVDLERNSPFGQLQVVSSPALRYAPGLSLNYLNDVPSSKAVFNNGNWYGAIISTQRTDTTSMMAYSTKELPFVLKPRNRILVLQSGAGIDVFHSVIHGPKHIAAVEANPEMISLLRNELAFEMDSLFYHPSLSIHNVSPRTFLLSDLSEFDLIILPMIGAFGGTSGIFAVQEQYLLTKEAFSEMWNKLTPSGVISVSCYMDYPILNPLKILSTIIEVLEDFGIEKSINHIVAVRSWSTITFVIKKSEINVAEIKHTRDFCQEMSFDPVLLPNIRPEERAQFNTLQDDQFFRYIDELFSSNRKEFYANYDFNIKPATDQRPYFSQFIKLQSLPKIGKIFGFQSIPFFELGYLIIIVTFIQITVFALFLIILPLFKISLKQGSKIPIFLYFGGIGLGYIFVEIVLIQKFLLYFDNAIYSAAIVISAMLTCSGIGSYVSSKLKLTRKVLLIIFGFVIMILVLYAVLLTPVLLSTITLKFNVKLLVGFLFIAPLAFLMGFPFPLGLQLVAKNDRKGVPWAWGINSSVSVVSTVLAILIAIEIGFIWVMILAAGAYCFPVLAIMSRRLFAGN; translated from the coding sequence ATGCGAAATCGAATCCTTGTCGCACTCGGTTTTCTTTCTGCTGCAATTATCGCTTTCCAATTAACTCTCATGCAGGTTCTTTCGATCGCTCAGTGGTATCACTTTGCTTATATGGTTATCTCAGTCGCATTATTGGGATTCGGTGCGGCTGGAACACTTTTATCAATTTCCAAGGATTGGTTTCTACAGAGGATTGAAAAGTCTTTAGCTATTTTAATGGCAGGCTGCGGTATTACAATGGCGATGGTTATAGGTATTTCGCAAATGTCTATTTTTCGATTCGACACTTACTTGTTGTTTGCAGATTCCTCCCATATCTTTCGACTTCTGTTTACCTACTTGTTGATTTTTCTGCCATTTTTTTTGGGCGCATTGGCCATTGGTTTAATTTTCATAAAATATGTTGAAAGTATCGGAAAAATATATTTTGTAAACATGGTTGGATCTGGCTTAGGTGGAATAGCTGCACTGGTTCTTTTATGGTTTTTTGAGCCTAATGAACTCCCGGCAATTATAGCGGTTCTGGCAGTTGTTGCCAGTATAATTGTTATCCCCAGGTTCAGGAGTTTTTTTTGGAATGGGTTAGTTTTGTTCTCCATTATAATTCTTTACATAAGCCTGGTTTATACACCAAAGATAGAACCTTCCCAGTTCAAAAGCATTAGCAAATCTCTAAACCTCCCTTATGCAAAAGTTGATTTGGAGAGAAACAGTCCGTTTGGCCAGTTGCAGGTTGTTTCATCACCAGCGCTGCGATATGCACCTGGTTTAAGCTTAAATTATCTAAACGATGTGCCAAGTTCTAAAGCAGTATTCAACAATGGTAATTGGTACGGTGCTATAATCTCAACGCAAAGGACAGACACAACTTCTATGATGGCGTATTCTACCAAAGAACTTCCCTTTGTTTTGAAACCAAGAAACAGAATTCTGGTTTTGCAAAGTGGTGCCGGAATCGATGTTTTTCATTCTGTAATTCATGGCCCAAAACATATCGCTGCAGTGGAAGCCAATCCGGAAATGATTTCATTGCTAAGAAACGAACTTGCCTTTGAAATGGATTCTTTATTCTACCACCCGTCATTATCCATACATAATGTCTCCCCACGGACTTTTTTGCTTAGCGATCTATCAGAATTCGATTTAATCATTTTGCCCATGATTGGCGCTTTTGGAGGAACCTCTGGAATATTTGCAGTTCAGGAACAATACCTTCTAACAAAAGAGGCATTTTCTGAAATGTGGAATAAACTCACTCCATCCGGAGTGATAAGTGTCTCATGTTATATGGATTATCCAATTCTCAATCCTTTGAAGATTTTGTCGACAATTATTGAAGTTTTGGAAGATTTTGGTATTGAAAAATCAATAAACCACATTGTTGCCGTAAGAAGCTGGTCAACAATTACTTTTGTCATTAAGAAATCAGAGATAAATGTTGCAGAGATCAAACATACAAGAGATTTTTGTCAGGAAATGTCATTCGATCCGGTTTTGCTTCCGAATATTCGACCGGAAGAACGCGCACAATTCAATACTCTACAAGACGACCAGTTTTTTCGCTATATTGATGAATTATTTTCATCGAATAGAAAGGAATTCTATGCTAATTATGATTTTAATATAAAACCAGCTACAGACCAAAGACCTTATTTTTCACAGTTCATAAAGTTACAAAGTCTTCCAAAAATTGGAAAAATATTCGGATTTCAATCAATTCCTTTTTTCGAGCTTGGTTATTTGATAATTATTGTAACGTTTATTCAAATAACTGTTTTTGCGCTTTTTCTAATCATTCTGCCGCTTTTTAAAATCAGCCTGAAGCAAGGAAGCAAGATTCCCATCTTTCTTTATTTCGGTGGGATTGGATTGGGTTATATTTTTGTTGAAATTGTATTAATTCAAAAATTTCTGCTCTATTTCGATAATGCAATCTATTCGGCTGCAATAGTGATTTCTGCTATGTTGACCTGTTCCGGAATTGGGAGTTATGTATCTTCGAAGCTAAAATTAACCAGGAAAGTACTATTAATCATTTTTGGATTTGTGATCATGATTTTAGTATTGTATGCAGTGCTTCTCACGCCTGTTTTATTAAGTACAATCACTCTGAAGTTTAACGTCAAACTCTTGGTTGGATTTCTGTTTATTGCACCATTGGCTTTCTTGATGGGTTTCCCATTCCCTTTAGGTTTACAACTGGTTGCTAAAAACGACAGAAAGGGAGTGCCGTGGGCTTGGGGAATCAATAGTTCAGTTTCGGTCGTGAGTACAGTGCTGGCTATATTGATCGCAATCGAAATTGGATTTATTTGGGTGATGATCCTGGCGGCGGGGGCGTACTGTTTTCCGGTTCTCGCAATTATGAGCCGCAGATTATTTGCAGGGAATTAA
- a CDS encoding molybdopterin-dependent oxidoreductase, producing MKHIDAENHVRGTSQYIDDIPQPADLLFAAVFSSPVAHGIIKKLDVKNALKMKGVEAVFTAKDIPGENQIGPIIQDEELLVEKTVHFQGEPIAIVVAKSQALARKAVKAIVAEISELPAITDPRDAFAKGELIAPPRTFSMGNVDETWDKCDLVVAGKCEMGGQEHVYLETQRARAIPLEENGIRIYSSTQSPYAVQRITGNVLGLPYHKIEVEVKRLGGGFGGKEDQATQWSCMVALAAFHLQKPVEIVLNRMEDVKMTGKRHPYSSDFKIGLSKEGKILAYEAKHYQNSGAAADLSTPVLERTLFHSTNAYFIPNVRVFAACCRTNLPPNTAFRGFGGPQGMFVLEAAIAKAAEKSGLPREEIQAKNLLQDGDSFYYGQVAENSLARKTWQEAVNTFDFLKIKKQVDNFNQDHFDVKKGVAIMPVCFGISFTATFMNQGSSLVHVYTDGSVSVSTGGIEMGQGLNTNMVKIAARTFGIYENRIKIEPTNTTRIANMSPSAASATTDINGNATILAVNQIMDGLKAIAVKELGENDEEKISVKDETILYGGKKTSLTWSKLVQAAYLSRTKLSAHAFYATPNIHFDRDKEKGRPFAYHVFGTAITEVTVDCLRGRYDIDSVKIVHDLGRPVNELTDRGQIEGGLAQGLGWMTIEDLQFDQDGKLLSNALSTYKAPDVYFMPDDLQVRLLENVDNKPGPYGSKAVGEPPLMYGIGVFYAIRYAMRAYRPDLEFEFHAPLTPERVLMELYKDKITNWIKKSKAMDKKETS from the coding sequence ATGAAACATATTGATGCAGAAAACCATGTACGTGGGACTTCACAATACATAGATGATATTCCACAACCCGCCGATCTCCTTTTTGCAGCGGTATTTTCCTCGCCAGTGGCTCATGGCATCATAAAAAAACTAGATGTAAAAAATGCGCTAAAAATGAAGGGTGTCGAAGCTGTATTCACCGCCAAGGATATTCCCGGTGAAAATCAAATCGGACCGATCATTCAAGACGAAGAATTGTTGGTGGAAAAAACGGTCCATTTCCAAGGTGAGCCCATTGCCATTGTTGTGGCAAAATCACAAGCTTTAGCGAGAAAAGCCGTTAAAGCAATTGTTGCAGAAATATCTGAACTTCCGGCCATTACCGATCCTCGCGATGCGTTTGCCAAGGGTGAACTCATCGCTCCCCCGCGCACTTTTTCCATGGGTAATGTTGATGAAACCTGGGACAAATGTGATCTTGTTGTTGCAGGCAAATGTGAAATGGGTGGGCAGGAACATGTATACCTGGAAACCCAAAGAGCACGAGCCATACCATTAGAAGAAAATGGCATTCGAATTTATTCTTCAACCCAAAGTCCGTATGCAGTGCAGCGAATTACCGGCAATGTGTTGGGTCTTCCCTATCATAAAATAGAAGTTGAAGTAAAACGGCTTGGCGGCGGATTTGGTGGCAAAGAAGACCAGGCAACTCAATGGTCATGCATGGTTGCGTTGGCAGCATTTCATCTGCAAAAACCAGTTGAAATTGTACTCAATAGAATGGAAGATGTTAAAATGACCGGCAAGCGGCATCCTTATTCTTCTGATTTTAAGATAGGTCTATCCAAAGAGGGTAAAATTCTTGCATATGAAGCAAAGCACTATCAGAATTCCGGTGCAGCAGCCGATTTGTCGACTCCTGTTTTGGAACGAACTTTATTTCACAGTACTAATGCATATTTCATTCCCAATGTCCGGGTATTTGCTGCTTGCTGTAGAACCAACCTGCCACCGAACACAGCCTTTCGAGGGTTTGGCGGACCACAAGGGATGTTCGTGCTTGAAGCTGCAATCGCTAAGGCAGCGGAAAAATCTGGGCTACCAAGAGAAGAAATACAAGCTAAAAACCTGTTGCAAGATGGCGATTCTTTTTATTATGGCCAGGTAGCAGAAAACTCCCTTGCCCGAAAAACCTGGCAAGAAGCAGTTAACACTTTTGATTTTTTAAAGATCAAAAAACAGGTGGACAATTTTAATCAAGATCATTTTGATGTAAAAAAAGGTGTTGCAATAATGCCGGTGTGCTTCGGCATTTCATTTACCGCAACATTTATGAACCAGGGCAGTTCTTTGGTGCATGTTTACACGGATGGTAGTGTCAGCGTATCCACGGGTGGTATAGAAATGGGACAGGGGCTTAACACGAATATGGTAAAAATTGCTGCCAGAACGTTTGGTATCTACGAAAATCGCATCAAAATTGAACCAACAAATACTACCAGGATTGCGAATATGTCGCCAAGTGCCGCAAGTGCTACGACTGATATAAATGGCAACGCCACGATTTTGGCAGTCAATCAAATCATGGATGGTCTAAAAGCAATTGCTGTCAAAGAACTTGGCGAAAATGATGAAGAGAAAATTTCTGTTAAAGATGAAACCATTCTTTATGGCGGCAAGAAAACATCATTAACTTGGTCCAAACTCGTGCAAGCTGCTTATTTGTCTCGGACAAAACTCTCTGCCCATGCCTTTTACGCAACCCCCAATATTCATTTTGATCGAGACAAAGAAAAAGGCCGACCGTTTGCTTATCACGTTTTCGGTACAGCAATAACCGAAGTTACGGTAGACTGTTTACGGGGAAGGTATGATATCGACTCCGTTAAAATCGTACATGATTTAGGCCGGCCTGTAAACGAATTAACCGACCGCGGTCAGATAGAAGGCGGCCTGGCCCAGGGACTCGGTTGGATGACTATAGAGGATTTACAATTTGACCAGGACGGCAAACTGCTGTCAAACGCGCTTTCTACTTATAAAGCACCTGATGTTTATTTTATGCCTGACGATCTTCAAGTTAGACTTTTGGAGAATGTTGATAATAAACCCGGACCTTATGGCTCAAAAGCAGTAGGAGAACCCCCACTCATGTATGGGATAGGTGTATTTTATGCGATTCGCTACGCCATGAGAGCCTATAGGCCAGATTTGGAATTTGAGTTTCATGCGCCCCTAACACCCGAAAGAGTACTGATGGAATTGTATAAGGACAAGATAACAAACTGGATTAAAAAATCTAAAGCTATGGATAAAAAAGAGACCTCTTAA
- the bstA gene encoding bacillithiol transferase BstA gives MENLSYPIGQFEIDKDITTEKRVKWIEEIEKAPTQLNNAVDGLTTEQIDTPYRPGGWTVRQVVHHLPDSHLNAYLRFKLTVTEDEPTIRTYDQDQWAEILDAKTAPIEMSLNLLESLHKRWVFFLKSLTEDDFALKFIHPEIGKLNLSDLLSLYAWHGRHHIAHINSLRERMGWQ, from the coding sequence ATGGAAAATCTTAGCTATCCAATAGGGCAATTCGAAATTGATAAAGATATTACAACAGAAAAGCGCGTTAAATGGATTGAAGAAATTGAGAAGGCGCCGACCCAGCTTAATAATGCGGTTGATGGATTAACTACAGAACAGATAGATACTCCTTATCGTCCTGGTGGATGGACTGTACGTCAGGTTGTGCACCACCTGCCGGACAGCCATTTGAATGCCTATCTGCGATTTAAATTAACAGTTACCGAAGATGAACCAACCATCCGGACATATGATCAAGACCAGTGGGCTGAAATTCTTGATGCAAAAACAGCGCCCATCGAGATGTCACTCAACTTGCTGGAATCCCTGCATAAGCGATGGGTATTTTTTTTAAAGTCATTAACAGAAGATGATTTTGCACTTAAATTCATTCATCCGGAAATAGGTAAACTCAATTTAAGTGACCTGCTGAGTCTTTACGCCTGGCATGGACGTCACCATATTGCTCATATTAATTCGCTTCGAGAAAGGATGGGATGGCAATAA
- a CDS encoding carbon-nitrogen hydrolase family protein translates to MKVTVCELHNDSELLRRDWNLLTDHVQSEKSEIVLLPEMPFYSWIAWEKKFDPQIWQAAIDAHNEWHKKLTNLSPALVIGTRPVNNNGKRLNEGFIWDAENGYQSVHHKYYLPDENCFWEASWYERGNLNFKSFQSKKVKFGMMICTEMWFTEHARAFAKDGVHILVSPRATDVSTIDKWLAGGRAAAVMSGAYCISSNRCGIDHNGMPWAGNGWIIDPDGKILATTSEKEPNITLDIELEIAENAKTTYPRYVLE, encoded by the coding sequence ATGAAAGTTACAGTTTGTGAGTTGCATAATGATTCAGAGCTCTTAAGAAGAGACTGGAACCTCCTCACAGACCATGTGCAATCTGAAAAAAGCGAGATTGTTTTACTCCCGGAAATGCCCTTCTATTCCTGGATTGCATGGGAAAAAAAATTCGACCCTCAAATATGGCAAGCAGCAATTGACGCGCATAATGAATGGCATAAAAAACTGACTAACTTATCCCCTGCCCTTGTCATAGGCACTCGTCCTGTAAATAATAATGGAAAACGCTTGAATGAAGGGTTTATTTGGGATGCTGAAAATGGCTATCAATCGGTCCATCACAAATATTACTTACCGGATGAAAACTGTTTTTGGGAAGCATCCTGGTATGAACGTGGCAATTTGAATTTTAAGTCTTTTCAATCTAAAAAAGTCAAATTCGGAATGATGATTTGTACGGAGATGTGGTTCACCGAACATGCAAGAGCTTTTGCCAAAGATGGTGTTCATATTTTGGTCAGTCCCAGGGCAACCGATGTTTCTACAATCGATAAATGGCTGGCGGGTGGACGCGCTGCCGCCGTCATGTCCGGTGCATATTGTATTTCTTCAAATCGATGTGGAATTGATCATAATGGCATGCCCTGGGCCGGTAATGGCTGGATTATTGATCCTGACGGGAAAATATTAGCAACTACTTCAGAAAAAGAACCAAATATTACTTTGGACATCGAATTGGAAATTGCAGAAAATGCTAAAACCACATATCCCAGATATGTGCTGGAATAA
- a CDS encoding protein-L-isoaspartate(D-aspartate) O-methyltransferase, giving the protein MFKFILLYFFLFPALVNNQESFLVKRERMVKDQIEKRGIVDSATLKAMRSVKRHLFVPNRFIENAYEDGPLPIGYGQTISQPYIVAYMTQMVNPTPKSKVLEIGCGSGYQSAVLAEIIDSVYTIEIIPELGQKASKRLASLDYKNVQVKIADGYFGWSEHAPFDAIVVTAAAEFIPPPLIKQLKDGGRIIIPVGSPFMTQMLMLVEKNGDKVTTKSLFPVRFVPFRRSKNK; this is encoded by the coding sequence ATGTTTAAATTTATTCTACTCTACTTTTTCTTGTTTCCAGCATTGGTAAATAACCAAGAATCGTTCCTTGTTAAAAGGGAAAGAATGGTAAAGGATCAAATTGAAAAAAGGGGAATCGTTGATTCTGCAACACTAAAAGCGATGCGTTCGGTTAAGAGACACTTGTTTGTACCAAATAGATTTATCGAAAACGCTTATGAGGATGGACCCTTGCCAATTGGTTATGGACAAACGATTTCCCAACCTTATATTGTCGCATATATGACGCAAATGGTCAATCCCACACCAAAATCTAAGGTGCTGGAAATTGGTTGTGGTTCTGGATATCAATCGGCAGTATTAGCTGAAATTATCGATTCAGTCTACACCATTGAAATTATTCCGGAATTGGGACAAAAGGCTTCAAAACGCCTAGCAAGTTTGGATTACAAAAACGTTCAGGTTAAGATAGCCGATGGATATTTTGGTTGGAGTGAACACGCCCCATTTGATGCAATTGTTGTTACGGCTGCTGCAGAATTTATTCCACCTCCATTAATTAAGCAGTTAAAAGATGGCGGCAGGATAATCATTCCCGTCGGATCGCCATTTATGACACAAATGCTTATGCTGGTTGAGAAAAATGGCGATAAAGTTACCACAAAAAGCCTCTTTCCGGTTCGGTTTGTCCCGTTTCGCCGAAGCAAAAACAAATAA
- a CDS encoding isoprenylcysteine carboxylmethyltransferase family protein, which yields MVNQNKITDNQPDHAQVMIPPPVIYLGLILLGWLINKIIPLTISSTIWLKWIGVLFILIATIIIALSRREFIKVNTSIRPDKSTTAIISTGPYKISRNPLYISLTLFHVAISIVLNNLWILFMVIPAIIMIVFGVITKEEKYLENKFGQQYLDYKSSVRRWF from the coding sequence ATGGTAAACCAAAATAAGATTACTGATAATCAACCGGATCATGCACAAGTCATGATTCCACCTCCCGTTATTTATTTAGGGTTAATTCTTTTGGGATGGCTGATAAATAAGATTATACCATTGACAATTTCATCAACCATCTGGTTAAAATGGATAGGTGTACTCTTCATTCTAATTGCCACAATAATTATTGCATTAAGTCGGCGAGAATTCATCAAAGTAAATACATCCATTCGCCCAGATAAGTCCACAACAGCAATAATAAGCACCGGGCCTTATAAGATTAGCCGGAATCCATTGTACATATCTTTAACTTTATTTCATGTTGCTATAAGTATTGTATTGAACAATCTTTGGATTCTTTTTATGGTTATCCCGGCGATCATCATGATCGTTTTTGGAGTAATTACAAAAGAAGAAAAATATTTGGAGAATAAATTTGGTCAACAATACCTTGACTATAAATCGTCAGTTAGAAGATGGTTTTAA
- a CDS encoding DMT family transporter, giving the protein MIKTNQFLYPLATGFFFAGSFIAAKFATLELEPLTITLLRYVVALLFLSILAFYNKSSSLKIKRRDLLGLILLGLFGIVGYHYFFFLSLKYTGVTNTAILNASSPIITGLIATVFISERLSRKNHWGIFITFVSVVLLLIKGNIENLLALTINVGDGLMLLAVINWAIYSIIIKIMVKRYSSFTLTFYATLFGVVILFFLATTENYSAQINSISLSSIISILYMGVCASGLGYLFYNMSISQIGPTKTASFTYSIVPIFVSIFGWIIFRESITCIMIITMLLIILGLWLMLDNNNNQLKT; this is encoded by the coding sequence TTGATTAAAACCAATCAATTTCTATATCCGCTTGCAACAGGTTTCTTTTTCGCCGGAAGTTTTATTGCTGCCAAATTTGCTACATTAGAACTAGAGCCGCTAACAATAACGCTTTTGCGGTATGTCGTTGCATTACTATTTTTATCCATCCTGGCTTTTTACAACAAATCCTCTTCACTAAAGATCAAAAGAAGAGATTTGTTGGGTTTAATACTTCTCGGACTCTTTGGAATTGTCGGATATCACTATTTTTTCTTTTTAAGCTTGAAATACACAGGGGTGACAAATACGGCAATACTTAATGCTTCCAGTCCTATAATTACCGGGTTAATTGCAACTGTTTTTATCAGTGAAAGATTATCAAGAAAAAATCATTGGGGAATTTTCATAACTTTTGTCAGCGTGGTATTATTGCTGATAAAAGGAAATATCGAAAACCTGTTAGCTCTCACAATAAATGTTGGTGACGGCTTGATGCTACTCGCTGTCATCAACTGGGCAATCTATTCAATCATAATTAAAATAATGGTGAAAAGATATAGTAGTTTTACCTTAACATTTTACGCAACTTTGTTTGGAGTAGTAATTCTATTCTTCTTAGCAACCACAGAAAATTATTCCGCACAAATCAATTCAATTTCTCTTTCTTCCATTATCTCTATCCTCTACATGGGTGTATGCGCATCTGGTTTGGGCTATCTCTTTTATAACATGAGTATCAGTCAGATAGGCCCCACAAAAACTGCTAGCTTTACCTATAGCATTGTTCCAATTTTCGTTTCAATATTCGGATGGATTATTTTCCGGGAATCGATTACATGTATTATGATTATCACAATGTTGCTGATCATTTTAGGCCTGTGGCTAATGTTGGACAACAATAACAACCAGTTAAAAACTTAA
- a CDS encoding ATP-dependent 6-phosphofructokinase, with protein MSKYKGTIGILTGGGDVPGLNPAIRAVTFRAIREGYRVLGIRRGWAGLVDYIPDRDADNSNNIQVLTEDIVNRAGRTGGTFLHTSRTRPSHLPRTIVPEHLRDKYKEEINDITPEILKNLDYLEIDYLIPIGGDDTLSYGGRLHEEGIKVVAIPKTMDNDVPGTDYCIGFSTCVTRTIELTHKLRTTAGSHERFLVLEVFGRYAGYSALLPTLAGAADRCVIPEFPIHIEHLAELLSRDRKLHPSNYAVVLVSEGAKLIDDTEMTFEQDEEDQYGHRKLGGFGDKVAEKLKKISPEFNNGKRVNIINQRLGYLVRCGEPDAMDSIVPMAFGNLALDLILSNTFGRLICLRNGVYDSVPINVITGRKKVVDIEKYYNSERLRPKYKTFLRQPLLIITSDV; from the coding sequence ATGTCAAAATATAAAGGTACTATCGGAATTTTAACGGGAGGTGGTGATGTGCCCGGTTTGAATCCAGCAATCCGTGCTGTCACTTTTCGCGCAATACGTGAGGGCTACAGGGTGTTAGGAATTCGAAGAGGATGGGCAGGATTGGTAGACTACATACCCGATAGAGATGCGGATAACAGCAATAACATACAAGTTCTTACAGAGGATATTGTCAATAGAGCTGGACGTACCGGAGGTACATTTCTACACACGTCACGTACCCGTCCCAGCCATCTGCCAAGAACAATCGTTCCTGAACATCTAAGAGATAAATACAAAGAAGAAATAAACGATATTACTCCCGAAATATTAAAAAATTTAGACTACCTGGAAATTGATTATCTAATACCTATCGGTGGGGATGACACCCTTAGCTATGGTGGACGGCTCCACGAAGAGGGTATTAAAGTTGTTGCGATCCCCAAAACAATGGATAATGATGTTCCGGGGACGGATTACTGTATCGGATTTAGCACATGTGTTACCAGGACAATTGAACTGACCCATAAACTTCGAACAACTGCCGGCTCGCATGAACGATTCCTGGTCCTTGAAGTATTTGGCCGTTATGCAGGCTATTCTGCCCTATTGCCAACATTGGCAGGCGCTGCAGACCGATGCGTAATTCCTGAATTCCCTATCCATATTGAACATCTGGCTGAACTGCTTAGCCGAGACAGGAAACTACATCCAAGTAATTATGCTGTGGTCCTGGTTTCGGAAGGTGCAAAGTTGATTGACGACACAGAGATGACGTTTGAACAAGATGAAGAAGACCAATATGGTCACCGAAAGTTAGGTGGATTTGGCGATAAAGTTGCAGAAAAATTAAAAAAGATTTCGCCAGAATTCAACAATGGAAAACGAGTGAACATAATAAACCAAAGACTCGGTTACTTGGTTCGATGCGGTGAACCTGATGCCATGGATTCAATTGTTCCGATGGCTTTCGGAAACTTAGCTTTGGATTTAATTTTGTCCAATACTTTCGGTCGTTTAATCTGTCTTCGAAATGGTGTTTATGACAGTGTGCCAATTAATGTAATCACAGGCCGAAAAAAAGTTGTTGACATAGAAAAATACTATAATTCCGAACGATTACGCCCAAAATACAAGACTTTTCTAAGGCAACCTTTGCTGATTATAACCAGCGATGTTTAG
- a CDS encoding FAD binding domain-containing protein yields GDQVNYLPVTSWLMPVVELQGKHLVTIEGLNQKALSPIQQVVIDEGATQCGFCTPGIVVSITGLLLDETKLVDEEGMKYALSGNLCRCTGYRSLKNGATSLSTLLQQNQTPKSRIEALIDFNIIPDYFQKIPAKLQKLAKQVQRNRKSQVEYWIAGGTDLYVQVGEDVPDAEVIALNLNTNMKGINRKNGNLHIGGLTTFEQFADSSEIQKIIPNIKEFMFLNASWQIRNRATLSGNIINASPIGDMTSLLLAMDVSLVLENGSKSRIILLKEFFKDYKIINKTSDEILTGIILPVPPPSSKINFEKVSKRKTLDIASVNSSIQLHCKNGFIEYASVSMGGVSPVPLFLQETSNFLTAMPVTVDTILSAIDIVQDEISPISDIRGSADYKRLLARQLMIAHFTTLFPENVTVKEFL; encoded by the coding sequence ACGGTGACCAGGTTAATTACCTGCCTGTTACCTCTTGGCTTATGCCTGTAGTCGAATTGCAGGGGAAACACCTGGTTACTATCGAAGGATTGAATCAAAAAGCGCTCTCCCCTATTCAACAGGTGGTTATTGATGAAGGAGCGACCCAGTGTGGATTTTGCACTCCAGGTATCGTGGTATCGATAACCGGCCTGTTATTAGATGAGACAAAACTTGTGGACGAAGAAGGGATGAAATATGCACTGAGTGGCAATTTGTGCCGTTGTACCGGCTACCGCTCACTCAAAAACGGAGCAACATCTTTATCTACTTTGCTGCAGCAAAATCAAACCCCGAAAAGCAGGATCGAGGCTCTTATTGATTTCAATATTATTCCCGATTATTTTCAGAAAATTCCGGCAAAATTGCAAAAGTTAGCGAAACAAGTTCAAAGAAATAGAAAATCTCAAGTTGAATATTGGATCGCCGGCGGGACCGATCTCTATGTTCAAGTTGGCGAGGATGTTCCGGATGCTGAAGTCATAGCGCTAAATCTCAATACCAACATGAAAGGTATTAACAGAAAAAATGGCAATTTACACATAGGCGGTTTGACCACTTTTGAGCAATTTGCCGATTCATCCGAAATTCAGAAAATAATTCCAAATATCAAAGAATTTATGTTTTTGAATGCTTCCTGGCAGATTCGAAATCGCGCTACTTTGAGTGGGAACATCATCAATGCTTCACCTATTGGCGACATGACAAGTCTGCTTTTAGCAATGGACGTCTCTTTAGTTTTAGAGAATGGTTCTAAATCTCGAATAATCCTATTGAAAGAATTCTTCAAGGATTACAAAATAATAAATAAAACCAGTGATGAAATCCTGACAGGAATTATTCTCCCTGTTCCCCCGCCATCCAGCAAAATAAATTTTGAAAAAGTTTCAAAACGCAAAACCCTGGATATTGCCAGTGTCAACAGTTCTATCCAATTACATTGTAAAAATGGATTTATCGAGTATGCTAGCGTTTCCATGGGCGGCGTTTCTCCTGTGCCATTATTTTTGCAAGAGACGTCCAATTTCCTGACAGCTATGCCAGTTACGGTAGACACGATTCTGAGTGCAATTGATATCGTGCAAGACGAAATCTCACCCATTAGCGATATTCGCGGTTCTGCAGACTACAAAAGATTATTAGCGAGGCAGTTAATGATTGCTCATTTCACGACACTTTTCCCGGAAAATGTAACTGTCAAGGAATTTTTATGA
- a CDS encoding response regulator produces MIHHLLDREGYQVDAVQGGDKAVRTIKKRTPDLLITDLLIPEKEGLELI; encoded by the coding sequence ATGATTCATCACCTGTTAGATCGAGAAGGCTATCAAGTTGATGCAGTCCAGGGTGGTGATAAAGCTGTCAGAACCATTAAGAAAAGAACACCTGATCTTTTAATTACAGATTTACTCATACCCGAAAAGGAAGGCTTAGAATTAATATGA